A region of Mesotoga sp. Brook.08.105.5.1 DNA encodes the following proteins:
- a CDS encoding carbohydrate ABC transporter permease: MKAKTKTNIKKAISLVILGVLASLAFIPLYWMVATAFTQPSLTMKFPPDIIPKNPTLQNFKDLFERKIIFRWTLNSFIVAGTVTLAQIFVCAMAGYALAKKKFPGSKVIFSIYIASMMIPTQVTLVPLYILISKMGMVDTYQALILPAIAAPFGVFLMRQFMVSVPTEIIEAARIDGASEFRTFTKIIVPISKPAMAVLGIFTFMGQWNSFLWPLIVTNTSEMRTLQAGLSLLQEQVPMQYSYLMASATYSAIPMIIVFLAFQRYFLQGITVGAIK; this comes from the coding sequence ATGAAAGCAAAGACCAAGACTAATATAAAAAAGGCGATCTCTTTGGTGATTCTCGGAGTACTCGCTTCCCTCGCCTTCATTCCTCTATACTGGATGGTGGCCACTGCCTTTACTCAGCCATCTTTGACCATGAAGTTCCCTCCGGATATCATACCAAAGAATCCTACTCTCCAGAACTTCAAGGACCTTTTCGAAAGGAAGATAATATTCAGATGGACTCTGAACAGCTTCATAGTTGCGGGTACGGTCACACTTGCTCAGATCTTTGTTTGTGCCATGGCCGGTTACGCCCTTGCAAAGAAGAAATTCCCAGGAAGCAAAGTGATCTTCTCTATATACATTGCATCGATGATGATACCTACGCAGGTAACACTTGTGCCTCTATACATCCTGATCTCGAAAATGGGTATGGTAGACACATATCAGGCGCTGATCTTGCCTGCGATTGCTGCTCCTTTCGGAGTATTTCTGATGAGACAGTTTATGGTCTCTGTTCCAACCGAGATCATCGAGGCGGCGAGAATCGATGGTGCAAGCGAATTCAGGACATTCACGAAGATAATCGTGCCTATTTCAAAGCCTGCAATGGCGGTGCTGGGGATTTTCACTTTCATGGGGCAGTGGAACAGTTTTCTCTGGCCGCTGATTGTTACTAACACTTCGGAGATGAGAACTCTTCAGGCAGGACTCTCTCTCTTGCAGGAACAGGTTCCAATGCAGTATTCGTATCTAATGGCCAGTGCTACTTACTCGGCAATTCCTATGATCATTGTTTTCCTTGCCTTCCAGAGGTACTTCCTGCAAGGAATTACAGTGGGAGCAATCAAATAG
- a CDS encoding SH3 domain-containing protein, giving the protein MKKASERYMVFPENVSKEMQQSNFWCEKMTDPDEEWLSEDEIHAFNGSVISRAEASGRAAFACKLENFPLRLVFDEVRAMINGSIPEHFMQTPLLSNEGEIVPSGIRGDIVDNATAILDQDIAEKFGIVTRRTHLRALPTDFISCDEYIDNDRLQLTSVSLGTPFVVLARSRDTSWLFVQTPGYRGWLKANDSAVTESRLSVQNFYRSSNFLLATGSRVEIEPDPFELNSSGLFLQMGDKLPLEDPEESENLHAQGPFGCFTVKIPARERLGSLSFRKGLVRMSEDVRIGNLKLTGREILNQAFKMLGERYGWGGLYNRRDCSRFVQDIFASFGLVLPRDAWAQEMLGSKNKILFEGNSEERKIQLRSLRPGNPLYMPGHTLIYLGQDNGRFFAIHDGAGYKDSKGKKISVHGVFVVDLSLRTMNSDKSYLELLTSALQIDKG; this is encoded by the coding sequence ATGAAGAAGGCTTCTGAGCGGTACATGGTCTTTCCGGAGAACGTTTCAAAAGAGATGCAGCAATCGAACTTCTGGTGCGAGAAGATGACAGATCCAGATGAAGAGTGGCTGAGTGAGGATGAGATTCATGCTTTCAACGGATCGGTTATCTCACGCGCTGAAGCTTCTGGTCGCGCTGCATTTGCCTGTAAGCTCGAAAACTTTCCTTTGAGACTTGTGTTTGATGAAGTAAGAGCAATGATCAACGGTTCAATTCCCGAGCACTTCATGCAAACTCCTCTTTTGAGCAATGAAGGAGAGATTGTCCCTTCGGGAATTCGCGGAGACATCGTTGACAATGCTACCGCTATCCTTGATCAGGATATTGCCGAGAAGTTTGGCATCGTGACTCGGAGGACTCATCTGAGAGCGCTTCCCACAGATTTCATTTCCTGCGACGAGTATATCGACAATGACCGCCTCCAGTTGACTTCTGTAAGCCTTGGGACACCATTTGTGGTTCTAGCGCGCAGCAGGGACACTTCGTGGCTTTTCGTTCAAACCCCAGGTTACAGAGGCTGGCTGAAGGCAAATGATTCTGCCGTTACGGAAAGCAGGCTCTCTGTACAGAACTTCTACCGGTCGAGTAACTTCCTCCTTGCAACTGGCAGCAGAGTAGAGATCGAGCCTGACCCCTTTGAACTAAATTCTTCGGGTTTGTTTCTGCAAATGGGAGACAAACTCCCTCTTGAGGATCCCGAAGAAAGCGAGAATCTCCATGCGCAAGGACCATTTGGTTGTTTCACAGTCAAGATTCCTGCAAGAGAGAGGTTGGGCTCGCTGAGTTTTCGAAAAGGCCTTGTGAGAATGAGCGAAGATGTAAGAATCGGGAACTTGAAGCTCACCGGCAGGGAGATATTAAATCAAGCCTTCAAGATGCTCGGCGAGCGTTACGGCTGGGGAGGCCTCTACAACAGGAGGGACTGTTCGAGATTCGTTCAGGATATCTTCGCCTCTTTTGGTCTCGTACTTCCCAGAGATGCTTGGGCTCAGGAAATGCTGGGATCCAAGAACAAAATTCTCTTCGAGGGAAATTCAGAAGAAAGGAAGATTCAGTTGCGGTCCCTAAGACCCGGAAATCCACTGTATATGCCGGGCCATACGCTGATCTATCTCGGTCAGGACAACGGGAGATTCTTCGCTATTCATGATGGAGCTGGCTACAAAGATTCAAAGGGGAAGAAGATTTCAGTGCATGGAGTTTTCGTCGTGGATCTGTCCCTCCGTACAATGAACAGCGATAAGAGCTATCTGGAACTGCTTACTTCTGCACTTCAAATAGATAAGGGCTAG
- a CDS encoding DUF1292 domain-containing protein yields the protein MEEREELEMHDCDECTDPDCDHDHGEDAEFDRFTVTDEEGVEHHFDVIAELESDGKLYWVVEEFYEEGQDVSLAGEEDGYIVFRVEYDDDENPYLYSVEDEEFEEVNKSWAELVKEISDEDDEEE from the coding sequence ATGGAAGAAAGAGAAGAACTTGAAATGCATGACTGCGACGAATGTACAGATCCTGACTGTGATCATGATCATGGAGAGGATGCTGAGTTTGACAGATTTACGGTCACAGATGAAGAAGGAGTAGAACATCATTTCGACGTAATTGCCGAGCTTGAGAGCGATGGAAAGCTTTACTGGGTCGTCGAGGAGTTCTATGAAGAAGGACAGGATGTCTCACTGGCCGGAGAAGAAGATGGGTACATTGTTTTTAGAGTTGAATACGATGACGATGAGAATCCCTACCTATATTCCGTTGAAGATGAGGAGTTCGAAGAGGTGAACAAATCCTGGGCTGAACTCGTGAAAGAGATATCGGACGAGGACGACGAAGAAGAATAG
- a CDS encoding 5'-methylthioadenosine/S-adenosylhomocysteine nucleosidase: MILALGVFLPEVRPVMDSMLVLESGEILGRHYCRGVIGNNEVVACGGFVGKVEVSMITQRMIDRFSPRLAVLTSGAAGIDESVEIGDVVVGTEFEEYDTVFPLSEGKMVMKASDSLLMRFLRVYFKAGKFGKILSGDAVVANSSIRDEVHSSYGGLALDMDSAPFAKVAYENGCGFIVLKTILDRADEQSNRDFDRNFANLSGRSADLLVEIMKNHYIDRE, encoded by the coding sequence ATGATTCTTGCTCTCGGCGTCTTTCTTCCAGAAGTAAGACCTGTGATGGACAGTATGCTTGTCCTCGAATCGGGCGAGATTCTTGGAAGGCACTACTGCAGAGGAGTAATAGGCAATAACGAAGTCGTGGCCTGCGGAGGGTTTGTGGGCAAAGTCGAGGTCTCAATGATCACACAAAGGATGATAGATCGATTCAGCCCAAGACTTGCGGTCCTTACTTCGGGTGCGGCTGGGATAGATGAGTCCGTGGAAATTGGTGACGTTGTAGTCGGCACTGAATTCGAGGAGTACGACACAGTCTTTCCTCTCAGCGAAGGTAAGATGGTTATGAAGGCATCGGACAGTCTTCTTATGAGGTTCCTCAGAGTATATTTCAAGGCAGGAAAGTTTGGAAAGATTCTATCCGGCGATGCAGTAGTTGCAAACTCATCTATAAGAGATGAAGTGCACTCCTCATATGGAGGACTTGCACTTGACATGGATTCGGCACCATTCGCAAAAGTCGCTTACGAGAACGGTTGCGGATTTATCGTCCTGAAGACTATTCTCGACAGAGCTGACGAACAGTCCAATAGAGACTTCGACAGGAACTTCGCGAATCTTTCGGGAAGGTCCGCGGATCTACTTGTAGAGATAATGAAGAATCACTATATTGATAGGGAGTGA
- a CDS encoding histidine triad nucleotide-binding protein codes for MRSLDCIFCKIANGEIKSSYIAENETFVAFDDINPSAPAHILIVPRRHIAKLEELAECDGVAVKSLFSLVNEIVESKGIKSSGYRLIVNQGSDSGQEVEHLHFHILGGRKLGRLG; via the coding sequence GTGAGATCATTGGACTGCATCTTCTGCAAAATCGCCAACGGAGAAATCAAGAGCAGTTACATTGCAGAGAACGAAACTTTCGTGGCATTTGACGACATCAATCCTTCGGCTCCGGCCCATATTCTAATCGTTCCAAGAAGGCATATCGCGAAACTCGAAGAGCTGGCAGAATGTGATGGAGTAGCCGTCAAGAGTCTGTTCTCACTGGTGAATGAGATCGTCGAGTCAAAAGGAATAAAAAGCAGCGGATACAGGCTCATAGTCAATCAAGGCAGCGATTCCGGTCAGGAAGTCGAGCATCTCCACTTCCATATACTCGGAGGAAGAAAGCTGGGCAGACTTGGATGA
- a CDS encoding methyltransferase, with the protein MREDFRHYYTDQTEAPERVKPATFRLKNGHSYSFKSPDGVFAFGKADRASLILIENCVLDGQENLLDLGCGYGPIGITLKLENPDLKLFMSDTNTRAVTFSKINARDFNLLADIRKGDLYDPWEGFRFDSILSNPPMAAGKAVWEKLICEAPKFLTENGRLQIVAYHNKGGSRLEGIMKTTFGNVITTTKSGGIRVYVSRKL; encoded by the coding sequence ATGAGAGAAGACTTTCGGCACTATTATACGGACCAGACGGAAGCTCCGGAAAGAGTTAAACCCGCCACGTTCAGGCTGAAGAACGGTCATTCGTATTCCTTTAAGAGTCCGGATGGCGTCTTTGCCTTCGGAAAAGCCGATAGGGCCTCTCTTATACTGATTGAAAACTGCGTTTTGGACGGCCAAGAGAATCTTCTGGATTTGGGCTGTGGCTACGGGCCAATAGGAATAACCCTCAAACTTGAAAACCCCGACCTAAAGCTTTTCATGAGTGACACTAATACCAGGGCGGTGACTTTTTCGAAGATCAATGCGAGGGACTTCAATCTGCTAGCTGACATCCGCAAAGGCGACCTCTACGATCCATGGGAGGGTTTTCGATTCGATTCGATTCTCTCTAATCCACCCATGGCTGCGGGTAAAGCGGTTTGGGAAAAGCTGATTTGTGAAGCGCCGAAATTCTTAACTGAAAATGGAAGACTTCAGATAGTCGCCTATCATAATAAGGGCGGGTCGAGACTTGAAGGGATAATGAAAACGACTTTCGGAAATGTTATTACTACGACGAAATCAGGCGGTATAAGAGTCTATGTCTCGAGAAAGCTGTGA
- a CDS encoding ABC transporter ATP-binding protein has product MSRESCDILLSLEAVTVHADGRKILESFSFDVSKAESVALLGRNGSGKTTLLRTIAGLKRFSSGKITLDGGIGMVFQNPESALFGATVEENLAFPLQSLQLDRNRIFERIQQSARKFGLTEILDRDILTLSGGQRQLVSIAAALISEPSILLLDEPLSMMDRQDRESILQTVSEIVGSETSLLFATNRFSEVVGFDRFVIIGNRRKLFDGGIEELKRTPSVFYEAGMSVPFEIVQSC; this is encoded by the coding sequence ATGTCTCGAGAAAGCTGTGATATTCTTCTGTCTCTTGAAGCTGTAACCGTGCATGCCGATGGAAGAAAGATCCTGGAAAGCTTTTCTTTCGATGTTTCAAAGGCAGAAAGCGTAGCGCTTCTTGGACGAAATGGTTCGGGGAAGACAACCCTTCTTAGAACGATTGCCGGCCTGAAAAGATTCAGTTCTGGGAAGATTACTTTAGATGGCGGAATCGGAATGGTCTTTCAGAATCCCGAGTCTGCACTTTTTGGCGCGACCGTGGAAGAGAATCTTGCCTTTCCGCTTCAATCTCTGCAACTGGACAGGAACAGAATTTTCGAAAGAATCCAGCAATCTGCCAGGAAATTCGGCTTAACGGAGATTTTGGATCGAGACATCCTTACGCTTTCGGGTGGGCAGCGTCAGCTCGTATCCATTGCTGCCGCCTTGATTTCGGAACCATCTATTCTGCTGCTTGATGAACCTCTTTCTATGATGGATAGGCAAGATAGAGAGAGTATACTGCAAACGGTTTCAGAAATTGTCGGTTCAGAGACTTCTTTACTATTCGCAACTAATAGGTTCTCTGAAGTCGTGGGCTTTGATCGCTTCGTGATAATCGGAAACAGGAGAAAGCTCTTCGACGGGGGTATTGAAGAACTCAAGAGGACTCCTTCGGTATTCTATGAAGCCGGGATGTCGGTTCCTTTTGAGATAGTCCAGTCATGCTGA
- a CDS encoding ABC transporter ATP-binding protein, whose product MLKVRKASFAYRGPGKDSRIPALEKISFDLKRGDFVILTGRTGAGKTTLLQLLCGLIEPDEGTIDCESRDLSSISSMIFQYPEDCFFNATVKEEIEFGIRRSGRNASRRLEEIVESIGFDLAEFGTRRPLSLSGGEQRLVAIASIIALDREIILLDEPTSGLDEKAVATVRQILNVEKSENKTVVVATHWPAEVMDLATHVMNLKDGRIDFFVTVADYVDLNLHRERLEEKERYLLNYYKLFRRFPQSEEELILFIRRDKRC is encoded by the coding sequence ATGCTGAAGGTTCGTAAAGCATCATTCGCCTATAGGGGACCGGGCAAGGACTCGAGGATTCCGGCTCTTGAGAAGATTTCGTTTGATTTGAAGCGGGGAGACTTCGTGATACTTACTGGAAGGACCGGTGCCGGTAAGACTACACTTCTCCAGCTTCTCTGCGGTCTCATCGAACCCGATGAAGGAACAATTGATTGCGAATCCCGCGACCTCTCTTCGATCTCCTCGATGATCTTCCAGTATCCCGAGGATTGTTTTTTCAACGCCACGGTGAAAGAGGAGATAGAGTTCGGTATCAGGAGATCGGGAAGAAATGCTTCCAGACGTCTGGAAGAAATAGTCGAATCGATAGGCTTTGATCTTGCCGAGTTCGGAACGAGGAGACCTCTATCTCTTTCCGGCGGCGAACAGAGACTTGTCGCAATCGCCTCGATAATCGCGCTCGATAGAGAGATCATCTTGTTGGATGAACCGACATCCGGCCTAGATGAAAAGGCGGTCGCAACCGTACGGCAGATTTTGAACGTAGAAAAGAGTGAAAACAAGACGGTCGTAGTGGCGACCCACTGGCCGGCAGAGGTTATGGACTTAGCGACACATGTTATGAATCTCAAAGATGGAAGAATTGACTTTTTTGTTACTGTTGCTGACTATGTTGACCTTAATCTTCATCGGGAGCGACTTGAAGAGAAGGAGCGGTATCTGCTAAACTACTACAAACTTTTCCGCCGCTTCCCTCAAAGCGAAGAAGAGTTGATTCTATTCATTAGGAGAGATAAGAGATGTTGA
- a CDS encoding DUF554 domain-containing protein, protein MLNISVIVNTVAVIIGSLLGLFGGKLLKERYRKVFFQVIGLLTMGLGISMFLDTNSVLVVLGSLIVGGAVGEFFDIEEKIGRLVGKRSEDANFVKGFITASVLFVAGPVTVIGSLRAGLSGENELIYIKSLMDGISSVMLAATLGKGVLLSAAAVYLVQGGLVSLAGVLCFLQTPQYMGDFSGVGGLMLLGLGIRLLEIKEIKVGNFLPALILSPIFTWVSMLFT, encoded by the coding sequence ATGTTGAATATTTCTGTCATTGTCAATACCGTCGCTGTAATCATCGGATCATTGTTAGGACTCTTCGGTGGAAAACTTCTGAAGGAGCGCTATAGAAAGGTCTTCTTTCAAGTAATAGGACTCCTGACAATGGGTCTGGGAATTAGCATGTTTCTCGATACCAACAGCGTCCTCGTCGTGCTCGGTAGTCTTATTGTCGGAGGGGCTGTAGGAGAATTCTTTGATATTGAGGAGAAGATAGGGAGGCTTGTGGGCAAGAGAAGCGAAGATGCAAACTTCGTCAAGGGATTCATAACTGCTTCGGTTCTCTTCGTTGCAGGCCCGGTGACGGTTATCGGATCGCTACGTGCAGGTCTCTCGGGAGAGAATGAGCTTATTTACATCAAATCCCTTATGGACGGGATATCATCTGTAATGCTTGCCGCGACTCTCGGGAAGGGTGTGCTCCTCTCTGCAGCAGCAGTATACCTTGTACAGGGAGGGCTAGTATCTCTTGCAGGTGTTCTTTGCTTTCTACAGACCCCTCAATACATGGGAGATTTCTCCGGTGTTGGGGGACTAATGCTTCTCGGGCTGGGAATCAGACTGCTTGAAATAAAAGAAATCAAGGTCGGAAACTTTCTTCCGGCCCTGATTCTGTCACCGATATTTACTTGGGTCTCTATGCTCTTTACCTGA
- a CDS encoding thiamine pyrophosphate-dependent enzyme, whose amino-acid sequence MSFLREVDPAWCPGCGNFPLRMNLASTLEEMGVDKSHFVMVTGIGQAAKMPHYLDISFFNGLHGRSLPVAFAIKAVNPELTVIAESGDGDMYGEGGNHFIHGIRRNFDVTVLIHDNQIYGLTKGQGSPTTGKGQKTSSQLQGVMNEPLNPLALAITMDAAFVGRTFTGDKEHFFKVVSAALNHKGFSVVDIMQPCVTFNKVNTLKFYKERLYDVSEENGNYDPTDKPNALKKALEWGEKIPMGVLYLNEKETYHELHPVLKKKIVLANERKQIDISAEMEAFR is encoded by the coding sequence ATGAGTTTTTTGAGAGAAGTTGACCCGGCATGGTGTCCCGGATGCGGGAACTTCCCCCTCAGAATGAATCTTGCGAGCACTCTCGAGGAGATGGGGGTAGATAAGTCTCATTTTGTGATGGTAACCGGAATAGGGCAAGCCGCCAAGATGCCTCACTATTTGGATATCAGTTTCTTCAACGGACTGCATGGAAGAAGCCTTCCAGTTGCCTTTGCAATAAAGGCAGTGAATCCGGAACTCACAGTTATTGCCGAGTCTGGAGACGGAGACATGTACGGTGAGGGTGGAAATCATTTCATTCATGGAATTCGAAGGAATTTCGACGTTACTGTTCTGATTCATGACAACCAGATTTATGGCCTCACAAAGGGGCAGGGATCTCCGACTACCGGTAAAGGCCAGAAGACAAGCTCTCAGCTGCAGGGTGTTATGAACGAGCCGTTGAATCCTCTCGCACTGGCGATAACGATGGACGCCGCCTTCGTAGGCAGAACTTTCACTGGTGACAAGGAACACTTCTTCAAGGTCGTTTCTGCTGCGCTCAATCACAAAGGTTTTTCCGTGGTCGATATAATGCAGCCCTGTGTGACTTTCAACAAAGTGAATACGCTCAAGTTTTACAAGGAAAGGCTTTACGACGTGAGTGAAGAGAACGGCAACTACGATCCCACCGATAAGCCAAACGCCTTAAAGAAGGCCCTAGAATGGGGCGAGAAGATTCCTATGGGAGTTTTGTACTTGAACGAAAAGGAGACGTATCACGAACTCCATCCTGTTCTCAAAAAGAAGATCGTTCTGGCAAATGAGAGAAAGCAGATTGATATTTCTGCTGAGATGGAAGCCTTCAGGTAA
- a CDS encoding 2-oxoacid:acceptor oxidoreductase subunit alpha: MKDYVIALSGEAGQGLNTIGDMLALSLFRNGYCIFTDKSYHSRIRGGEYVYRIRISESPLHSMRQEFDLVVSLSKNTTLSQLEYFHDGTTLVFDSDSDRVTQEDVDFRLNVKDFPFKSIAKEAGEPRAQNVVALGAILSLFKVKKEISSRLIEEVFSGKEEVIKPNLEALKKGYDLPLSIEVPDFDVQKHDYFLMNGTEGTGLGAIAAGCRFLAAYPMTPGTGVMTFLAANAEKHGIVVEQAEDEIAAVNMVIGGAFAGARSLVTTSGGGFALMQEGVSLAAMTETPLVIVDAQRPAPATGLPTRTAQEDLLFVVNAGHGEFPKYVVAPRTPKDAFELTEKAFFIADKYQIPAIILLTESLVDSSATVEAPIHKDELLERFIVEGDEGYRRFEITDDGISPRAVPGGKALVRVDSDEHDEYGFITEDLNIRKKMVEKRMRKIDTLLGELAAPAKFNLDAPLILISWGDSWGAIDEFTVGRKDIGYVHYTEVFPIDPEIKEELEGKRLVSVEGNFTGQFASLLRSKTGLPIEHIGRYDGRPISANWIEKTLKEEGII; this comes from the coding sequence GTGAAAGATTATGTGATAGCCCTTTCCGGCGAAGCCGGGCAGGGGTTGAATACAATTGGCGATATGCTTGCACTAAGTCTCTTCAGAAATGGCTACTGCATCTTCACAGACAAAAGTTACCACTCAAGAATAAGGGGCGGAGAGTACGTCTACAGAATTCGGATCTCAGAGTCTCCTCTTCACTCGATGCGGCAGGAGTTCGATCTAGTAGTTTCTCTTAGCAAGAATACTACGCTTTCACAGCTCGAGTACTTCCACGATGGGACAACTCTTGTGTTCGATTCCGACTCAGATCGTGTAACACAGGAGGATGTCGATTTCAGGCTCAATGTGAAAGACTTTCCCTTCAAATCGATCGCCAAAGAGGCCGGGGAACCAAGAGCTCAGAATGTTGTTGCGCTGGGTGCTATCCTCAGCCTATTCAAAGTAAAAAAGGAGATTTCTTCTCGACTCATCGAAGAGGTCTTCTCCGGAAAGGAAGAGGTAATCAAACCAAATCTCGAAGCGTTGAAGAAAGGTTACGATCTTCCTCTGTCGATAGAGGTACCCGATTTTGACGTCCAGAAGCACGACTACTTTCTGATGAACGGAACTGAAGGCACAGGTTTGGGAGCGATAGCTGCCGGCTGCAGATTCCTCGCTGCATATCCCATGACACCAGGAACGGGAGTCATGACATTCCTTGCCGCAAACGCTGAGAAGCACGGAATTGTTGTTGAACAAGCCGAAGATGAGATTGCTGCAGTGAATATGGTTATCGGTGGCGCATTCGCGGGGGCTCGTTCTCTTGTCACGACTTCAGGAGGCGGTTTTGCGCTCATGCAAGAAGGTGTCTCACTTGCCGCGATGACTGAGACTCCTCTGGTTATAGTCGATGCTCAGCGTCCAGCTCCGGCAACTGGTCTGCCGACGAGGACGGCTCAAGAAGACCTCCTCTTTGTCGTAAACGCCGGACATGGAGAATTTCCGAAGTACGTTGTCGCACCAAGAACCCCCAAAGACGCCTTCGAGTTAACTGAAAAGGCGTTCTTCATTGCCGACAAATATCAGATTCCTGCGATCATTCTACTAACCGAATCGCTCGTAGACTCCTCGGCAACCGTAGAAGCACCTATACACAAAGACGAGTTGCTCGAGAGGTTCATTGTTGAAGGAGACGAAGGATACCGAAGATTTGAGATTACCGATGACGGCATCTCTCCAAGAGCAGTCCCCGGAGGTAAGGCTTTGGTTAGGGTAGACTCCGATGAACATGATGAATATGGATTCATAACCGAGGACCTCAATATAAGGAAGAAGATGGTCGAGAAGAGAATGAGAAAGATTGATACTCTGCTCGGTGAACTTGCCGCTCCCGCCAAGTTCAATCTCGATGCCCCCTTGATTCTAATAAGTTGGGGCGACAGCTGGGGAGCTATCGACGAGTTTACTGTTGGCAGAAAGGATATTGGTTACGTCCACTACACCGAAGTCTTTCCAATCGATCCCGAGATTAAGGAAGAACTGGAAGGGAAGAGACTTGTTTCCGTCGAAGGGAACTTCACGGGGCAGTTTGCCAGTTTACTGAGGTCGAAGACCGGTCTCCCTATTGAGCACATAGGTAGATACGACGGCCGTCCGATCAGCGCAAACTGGATAGAGAAGACGCTCAAAGAGGAGGGGATTATATGA
- the rd gene encoding rubredoxin: MKYRCTICGYIYDPEIGDPDNGVDPGTTFEDVPEDWVCPLCGASKDDFEPVD; encoded by the coding sequence ATGAAGTACAGATGCACTATCTGCGGTTATATTTACGATCCCGAAATTGGAGACCCCGATAACGGCGTAGATCCCGGGACCACTTTTGAGGATGTTCCAGAGGATTGGGTTTGTCCGCTTTGCGGAGCTAGCAAAGACGACTTCGAACCAGTCGACTGA
- a CDS encoding class II SORL domain-containing protein, with protein sequence MQIGEYVKSADWKSEKHVPVIDIPEAIKPGEAFNVEITVGKEISHPNTIEHHIKWFDLYAIYDDGQFLIHLGHVEFTPVTTQPKAVFNVKLEKSGSLIATSYCNIHGLWESSKRVDF encoded by the coding sequence ATGCAAATTGGTGAGTATGTTAAAAGCGCCGACTGGAAAAGCGAAAAACACGTGCCGGTTATTGACATCCCTGAAGCTATTAAGCCGGGTGAAGCCTTCAATGTAGAGATCACGGTGGGCAAAGAGATTTCTCACCCAAACACTATCGAGCATCACATCAAATGGTTCGATCTGTACGCAATCTATGATGATGGCCAGTTTCTGATTCATCTGGGTCACGTCGAGTTCACTCCTGTAACAACACAGCCTAAGGCAGTTTTCAATGTGAAACTGGAGAAGTCAGGTTCTCTAATCGCCACCTCTTACTGCAATATACATGGTCTCTGGGAGAGCAGTAAGAGAGTTGATTTCTGA